Within Sulfurospirillum diekertiae, the genomic segment ATCAATCACCCAAAATCAAAAGAACTTCTCAAGGCACTTAACCAAAAAATTACCGAAAAACTGGGAGAAGATTATCAAATTGGGCATAGCTATTTTATGAAAATTGAAAACGATGCAGATTTTTCTTTTGTCATCAAATATAAAATCAAACCATTGCTTGAAGAGTATTTTTATGGGGATACGGATGGGCTAAGCGATGTACTTTCATTATTGGAACAATAAGAATGCTAGGTGCAATTTTTGGTGATATTTGTGGCTCTGTTTATGAATTTCATCCCGTAGAAAGTTATCAATTTCCACTACTAACAGATAAATCTCAATTTACAGATGATACGGTGTTAACCCTTGCCATTGCAGATGCTTTGATGAATAAGAAAGACATAGCCAAAACCCTCAAAGCATATGCAAGAGAACATGTATTTAAAGGCTATGGACTGCGCTTTAATGATTGGGTGTGGGACGAAAAGAGTGAGCCTTATTGGAGCTTTGGTAATGGTAGTGCCATGAGAGTTTCATCTGTTGGTTTTTTATATGACTCCATAGAGGATGTTTTAGAATATGCTCAAAAAAGTGCAGAAGTTACCCACAATCATACAGAAGGAATCAAAGGGGCACAAGCAACAGCGCTTGCCATTTTTTTAGCCCGACAACACGCCTCAAAAGATGAAATCAAACACGAAATAGAAACACGATTTGGATACAACCTTAGTAAAACCCTCGCTGAAATAGAAAAGAACTATCGCTTTAATGAAACATGCCAAGGAAGCGTTCCTGAGGCTATTATTGCTTTTTTAGAATCAGAAGATTATGAAAGTGCTATTCGTAATGCCATTTGGCTCAAAGGGGATGCCGATACACAAGCGTGTATTGCTGGTGGTATCGCAGAAGCATTTTATGGAGATATTCCCGAATCTTTTAAAGAAAAAATTTATACATCACTGCCACAAGAAATGCTTGAAATCATCGAACAATTTTATGCCTATATGGATTTTAAAAACAGCATCATAGAAGAAGATTTAGCATGTATTGAAAAAAATTTTCACACACTGATTTATAAAGTCATCAATGATGATTTTCCAAGCATCAATACATCTAACATTACACTACCAAAGCTCACTATCCCTTTTGATACTAAATCAAAACAATGGATTGGCATTGAAGGGATGTATGGGGGTTTCAGTTATACTTTTGATGATAGTGATTGTGTTCTCAAATTTTTTGTTGAAAATTGGTGCAGAATTTTTGATGGGTTGGATAAAAAGCATATTGTAACAGCCGAAGGATTTTTGTGCGTTGGGGCTAATATTATGTAGTTTTAGGAATGAACAATCAGTTTATTTTCGATAATCTCTATAATCGAATCTATCGTTTCAGTAGCTTTACCATAAATGACATCATCAAACAAAGTGTCATTGACTACTGAACTTTGTTCTAATGTGCTAAAGAGGGAAAAACTAACTCTCGTTGCCATTTTGTTAATGTTAAGGACTTGCCCACTTGTTCCAATAACCACCAAAATATCTGTTTTGTTCAATATGTTTTCTAAAAGGGCATAGTTGGGAGCTGGCTCATTAAAAAAGACAATATCAGGTCTTAAGGCTTGATGACACAAAGGACATACATCATTTTCTTGCAATGCGTACCCAATGTTGATAACATAATCACACTCGTGGTTTGAACAACGTAAGTTTGGTAAATAGCCATGCAAATGAAGAATGGCATTACAACCTGCTTTTTCAAGTAGATTGTCTACATTTTGAGTGATTACAAAGACATTATTAGGATATTTATTTTGGAATTTTGCTATTTCTAGGTGCGTTTTATTTGGAACTTTGTTGCTTAGCTGTAAGCGTCTTTGATTGTAAAACTCAATGACTTCTTCTTTGTTATGTTGGTATGCATCTGCAGTGCAAACACGCTCTATTGGAATATTGTTCCATAACCCATTTTTGCCTCTAAACGTCTCAATTCCAGATTCTTGACTAATACCAGCTCCAGTTAAAAATGTGACATTGTATTGGACTTTTTTCTCAAAAGAGATGGTTTGGTTAGTAAGAGTGACATTAAAATATCTGAAAATATCAGTTCCAAAAATGCCATCAATCTCTTCATCAATTAAAAACTCATCTCTATTGAGGGGTTGAAAGTGAAGATAAAAGCCTTCTTTTCCAAAGTAGAGTTTAGCCATGCCACTTTTTTCTAAATAGGCAGAATTGAGGTAGGAATGAGAGAGGGTTTGATCAAAAATAAATTTTACAGGCTCATCATCCATCTCAAGGAAAAATGCACCATCTTCGTCTAAAGAACATTTTTTAATCATGGGCTAAAAACTCCAATATAGATTCAGAAATGATTATGCCTTTTGAAGGGTTGAATCGAACTTAAATAGATAAAAGAGATGGACAGCAACAAATCTGAACAAGTCCATTTTTTGCCTCTATAATAAATATTCCAAGCCACTTTACTATTTGATAATTGAAGTTTGAATTGTATTTGAGGTCACAAATTGTGACCTCAAATTACTAAAAAGTATGCTACTTACCCTACCCTCTCCTTTGCATACCCTATCATATCCACCCCATACTTATCCCTAATTTTCATAAGCCCTTGGGTCAGTTTGGCATGTTTGGTATCCTTTTCAATCTCCAAAATCGAAAAGCTTTTACGTTGATGAATGCCTGTGCAATTACTCGCCCCCAATCCAATGTAATGAATCTTATAATGAGGATGAGTGTCGAGTTCATCAAAGAGGCTTTGGGCAAGGTCAATAAAGAAAGCTTCATTGAATAACCGATCATGGGTGATAGATTTAGCAGACTTGGTGCCGTATTGGTAACGCAGCTTCATATAAAAGGTGGTGGGATTGAGTCCTAGTTTACTGATGGTGTAGCTTAGATACCGTGAGAGTATCAGCACTCTGCGTTTTAACTCTTCCCTCTCTCCAATGGCTGCAAAGTTACGACTGATACCAATGCCTTTTCGCTCTCTGGAAGGATGAACGGGTTCGTTGTCTTCTCCTAAGATTTTTAGATAGAGCTCTTTGCCTGTTTTTCCATAGGATTCAAAGAGTCGTTGCATGCGTTTAGCATCTCCCAGTGTTTCTGCCCCATAGCTTTTTAACCGCCGCTCTATGGCTCTTCCAATCCCTGGGAACTCTTCTATCTTCATAGGGTCTGTAAAAGCATTAACTTCATGAGCTTCAATGACTTTAGTCCCATAAGGCTTAATGGTATCGGTGGCAAGCTTTGCAATCCATTTGCTTTTACTAGCAGCAATGGAGATAGGCAAATCAAAGCGTTCTAAAATCTCTTGTTGCAAGGCTTGAATAAAGGCTAGCGTGTTCTCCTCTTCTATCCAGCCACCAATATCTCCCCAAAATTCATCAATGCTGTATTGCTCTAAGAGGGGTATTTTGGTTTCAAGGTAGGCTTTGAGTTTAAAGGAGAGCATTTGGTAAAAGAGATGGTCACTCGGAAGCACAATAAGACCAGGACACATGACAAGGGCATCTCTTAAAGAGGTGCCTGTTTTTATTTTATACGTTTTAGCTTCATAGCTTTTGGCAATCACGATACCGTGGATAACGCCCTCTTTGTCTTTAAACTCTTTTTTCCATTCATTGACGATATTTTTAGAGTTAAAGTGATTGCTAAATTCCAATACAGAGTTAAACGCCCCACTTTCTTCTATGAGTACGGCATCTTTTTTCTCTTTAGAGAAGATGCGCTTATCGCTTCCTTTGGCAACAACGACAGGACGACCTTTTAAAAAAGGATAACGTGTGCGTTCAGCCGATACAAAATAACAATCCAAATCCATATGCAGTTTCACGGTTTCTCTTTACATGTAAGCTTTTATTTCACAGTGTAATATTTAATCACGTAGGGCTAAAAATAAGTGATAATATGTCAATTAAACGATAAAGGACGATCATGGAGCTTGGGCATGTGATTGACAATCTCAAAGATGTGTTAAGCCTGGAACTTGGCAATAAACGCGTGTTTGATAAAGATGTCGCTTATGCCCTTGGACTCTCACGGGAGAGCTTTTCGCATCTAAAGAGACGCAATTCCGTTCCGTATGAAGCCATTGTCTTTTTTTGTGCCAAGAGAGCTATTTCGATTAATTGGATTTTATTTGATCAATTGCCAAAGTCCTTGGAAGAAAAGACAGAACGGTTCGCGCGCATCAAATACTTTAAAGAGCTTCACACCAGTGCGGGCGGTGGGGCGTGGAATGATGAAGAGGGTTTTGAGTACATGTACATCCATTACGAGGGATTAAATAGTTTTTCGCACGCACAAGAAGCGTCTCTTCACGCGATTAATGTTATAGGCGATTCTATGGAACCCACACTTAAAGATAAAGAGATTATTTTATGCGACACTACATGTAAAGAGTTTGAGGATGGAGATATTTTTATGATTCACACACTTGAAGGCTTGTTTGTCAAAAGACTCTTTCAAGACGCAAAGGGCACCATCTCTTTACGAAGTGACAATCCAAATTACACGCCTACATGTATAAATAAATTAGGGTTAGACGATATAACGCTTATTGGCAAAGTGATAGCAAAGGTAGAGAAAGAGCTATGCAGATAAAACCTGTGACGATACGCTTAGAGTATGATGCCCCTCAAAAGAAAAATCATTATGGAAAAGTCCTCTTTTTTGTGGTGGTTTTTGTGGGTATAATTGTGTTTTACATGTAAGGAAAAAGTTTGGAAAAATCCTAAAACACGATAATTGATAACCTTACTAAGAAAAGGATTATTTCGGAATGAAAACAACTCTCTATAAGAACACGATAGAAACCCCCATTAATGCGATAAAGAATTTAGGTGACTATTTACCGAACATATCTTTGCCATCCAACAATATCAAAATAGCTATAACGGGTCTTAGCCGAGCAGGAAAAACCGTTTTTATCACTTCATTGGTGGACCAACTCCTTTATCAAAGTAAATTAGCCAGCATTACCAATAAAAAGCTATTTAAAGTCACTATAAAATCCCCAAATTTGATGACCAAACGCTTTGATTATTACACCTACATTGATATGCTTAAGAAAGACAATGTATGGCCTAAAGGCACCGATGAGATAACGAATATTGTGCTTGAGTTTGAATCTGAAAAGCGTTTTCCATGGATTGTAGAAAATAAATTTTGTATAGAACTGATAGATTATCCAGGAGAGTGGCTACTTGATTTATCTTTACTTGATATGAGTTTTGAAGAGTGGAGCGAAAAAACATTAACGTGGCTTACTCAAATAGATGATCCTTTAGTACATCATTACCTCCAAACAATTAACGATGTAAAGACGATTGAGGATAAAGAGCTATGGATAAAAGTCCACGAAGAATACAAAGCACTTCTGTATCATCTTAAAAAAAACCACTATTCTCAGCTAACTCCAGGAAGATTTATCATGCCCTCGGATTTAGCGAGTGACCCTATCTTGCATTTTGCTCCTATTAAAGAAAACAATGAAAAACTCCACAAATTTTTTAAATCTAACTATACTAACTATGTGAAAAAAGTGGTTAAAGAAATTCACTTAGAGTATTTTAAAGGATTTGACAGACAAGTGGTTTTGGTGGATGTCGTCGAAGCTCTTCAAAATGGCTATGCATGCTACAAAGATATGAAATTAGGGCTGCAAAGTATGTTTTATTTATATGACCACAAAAATAAAAATCCTATTTCACAATGGTTTTCTCCATCAATTAAAAAAGTGCTTTTTATAGCAACTAAGGCTGATGAAGTTTCTTCATCTCAGCATGCAAATTTCAGTTTGTTGCTAGATGATATGATAGAAGGCTTGAAAAAAGATATGGATATAAAACATATTAAGACAGACACTCAATTGGTTGCAGCCCTTAAAACAACAAAAACCATTAAAAAAGAGCATGGGGGTCAGATGCTCTCTTTCATTGAAGGTATCTTAGAAAAAGATGGAAAGTTGCATCATGTCTATCCTGGTGAAATTCCTTCACAGTTTCCAAGTAAAGATACGTGGGAGAATCAAGAAGAGTCATTTAAATTTTTACCGCCTAAAAAATCTTATCGAGACAATGAACCTTTGGAGCATATTAACATGGATAAAGCGATACATAAACTTATTGGTGATTTACTATGAGTATAATAAAGCCCTTCAGTGAAATTGTCACTGAATCAAATACAAATGAAGAAAAACCTTTGATTAAGCCGTTTATAGAAGATGCCGATGGCGGCGTTGAAATTACTGAAGATACTTTTGATGCGTTAACGAGCATGGAATCATTGACTACGTTTCAAAAGTGTGTACAGTTTCTTAGTTCTCTCTCGGGACTCATAAGCATACTGATTATGTTTGTGTTGGTGGCTCTTATAGTTGATTCTTTTAAAACACTTCTTGAATTATTTTCAAGTGGATCACTGCTAGATATGGTCTATTTTGGTGCGTTACTTGTTCTTATTGCCACACTGAGCCTTTTTACCTTTAAAAACTATCAGCAAATTAAGCGTCTCAAAAATGTGCAAGAAACGCAACAATTCTATGCCAAACAAAAAATCAATCCTGATAAACATATTGTCCCACAAACGCTAGAGCTACTTACCCTCTATTCATCAAGTGCCAATAATGACCTAAAACAGATGGTGGAACTTCTTGAATCACGAATCAACAATTCACAGCACTACAAAGAAATTTATAAAGACCTTGATGAAGAGGTTTTAGGTGTGATAGATACAGAGGTTAAAAACAAAATTAAAACAGCCTCATTACAAGTAGCTCTATCAACAGCCATCTCTCCAGTAGCATTATTGGATGCAGGTCTTATTGTTTGGAGAAGCTTTCTGCTCACAAAAGAGATTTCAACACTTTATGGCTTTAAAGCTGGATGGCTCTCAACGATAGTTCTTCTAAAAAAAGGGATTTTTAATGTCTGTTTTGCAGGAGTTACAGAACTTGCGGGGGAACTTGCGAGTGAAGTATTTAGTGCATCTGCAATTAATAAATTTTCTATATCCGCGGGACAAGGTTTGGCAAATGGTGTTTTATTGGCAAGACTTGGATTTGGAGTAATGGAAGCATGTCGTCCTTTGCCTTTTTCAGAGAAGAAACCCAATTATATAAAAACAATTTGGTCTGCTATTAAAGATGCAGTGTTTGCATCGCAAAAAAAGACAAAGAATGAAAGCATCGAAAAATAGATTTAGAAAAGGAATAAAATGCCGCAACTTATCGTAGATGTTATAGCTGATTGGAATAGTGAAGATATTCAAAACCTTGGAAAGTTACTTGATATA encodes:
- a CDS encoding ADP-ribosylglycohydrolase family protein produces the protein MLGAIFGDICGSVYEFHPVESYQFPLLTDKSQFTDDTVLTLAIADALMNKKDIAKTLKAYAREHVFKGYGLRFNDWVWDEKSEPYWSFGNGSAMRVSSVGFLYDSIEDVLEYAQKSAEVTHNHTEGIKGAQATALAIFLARQHASKDEIKHEIETRFGYNLSKTLAEIEKNYRFNETCQGSVPEAIIAFLESEDYESAIRNAIWLKGDADTQACIAGGIAEAFYGDIPESFKEKIYTSLPQEMLEIIEQFYAYMDFKNSIIEEDLACIEKNFHTLIYKVINDDFPSINTSNITLPKLTIPFDTKSKQWIGIEGMYGGFSYTFDDSDCVLKFFVENWCRIFDGLDKKHIVTAEGFLCVGANIM
- a CDS encoding YcjX family protein, whose protein sequence is MKTTLYKNTIETPINAIKNLGDYLPNISLPSNNIKIAITGLSRAGKTVFITSLVDQLLYQSKLASITNKKLFKVTIKSPNLMTKRFDYYTYIDMLKKDNVWPKGTDEITNIVLEFESEKRFPWIVENKFCIELIDYPGEWLLDLSLLDMSFEEWSEKTLTWLTQIDDPLVHHYLQTINDVKTIEDKELWIKVHEEYKALLYHLKKNHYSQLTPGRFIMPSDLASDPILHFAPIKENNEKLHKFFKSNYTNYVKKVVKEIHLEYFKGFDRQVVLVDVVEALQNGYACYKDMKLGLQSMFYLYDHKNKNPISQWFSPSIKKVLFIATKADEVSSSQHANFSLLLDDMIEGLKKDMDIKHIKTDTQLVAALKTTKTIKKEHGGQMLSFIEGILEKDGKLHHVYPGEIPSQFPSKDTWENQEESFKFLPPKKSYRDNEPLEHINMDKAIHKLIGDLL
- a CDS encoding SIR2 family NAD-dependent protein deacylase, with product MIKKCSLDEDGAFFLEMDDEPVKFIFDQTLSHSYLNSAYLEKSGMAKLYFGKEGFYLHFQPLNRDEFLIDEEIDGIFGTDIFRYFNVTLTNQTISFEKKVQYNVTFLTGAGISQESGIETFRGKNGLWNNIPIERVCTADAYQHNKEEVIEFYNQRRLQLSNKVPNKTHLEIAKFQNKYPNNVFVITQNVDNLLEKAGCNAILHLHGYLPNLRCSNHECDYVINIGYALQENDVCPLCHQALRPDIVFFNEPAPNYALLENILNKTDILVVIGTSGQVLNINKMATRVSFSLFSTLEQSSVVNDTLFDDVIYGKATETIDSIIEIIENKLIVHS
- a CDS encoding TIGR01620 family protein; this encodes MSIIKPFSEIVTESNTNEEKPLIKPFIEDADGGVEITEDTFDALTSMESLTTFQKCVQFLSSLSGLISILIMFVLVALIVDSFKTLLELFSSGSLLDMVYFGALLVLIATLSLFTFKNYQQIKRLKNVQETQQFYAKQKINPDKHIVPQTLELLTLYSSSANNDLKQMVELLESRINNSQHYKEIYKDLDEEVLGVIDTEVKNKIKTASLQVALSTAISPVALLDAGLIVWRSFLLTKEISTLYGFKAGWLSTIVLLKKGIFNVCFAGVTELAGELASEVFSASAINKFSISAGQGLANGVLLARLGFGVMEACRPLPFSEKKPNYIKTIWSAIKDAVFASQKKTKNESIEK
- a CDS encoding LexA family transcriptional regulator, which produces MELGHVIDNLKDVLSLELGNKRVFDKDVAYALGLSRESFSHLKRRNSVPYEAIVFFCAKRAISINWILFDQLPKSLEEKTERFARIKYFKELHTSAGGGAWNDEEGFEYMYIHYEGLNSFSHAQEASLHAINVIGDSMEPTLKDKEIILCDTTCKEFEDGDIFMIHTLEGLFVKRLFQDAKGTISLRSDNPNYTPTCINKLGLDDITLIGKVIAKVEKELCR
- a CDS encoding DNA polymerase Y family protein produces the protein MKLHMDLDCYFVSAERTRYPFLKGRPVVVAKGSDKRIFSKEKKDAVLIEESGAFNSVLEFSNHFNSKNIVNEWKKEFKDKEGVIHGIVIAKSYEAKTYKIKTGTSLRDALVMCPGLIVLPSDHLFYQMLSFKLKAYLETKIPLLEQYSIDEFWGDIGGWIEEENTLAFIQALQQEILERFDLPISIAASKSKWIAKLATDTIKPYGTKVIEAHEVNAFTDPMKIEEFPGIGRAIERRLKSYGAETLGDAKRMQRLFESYGKTGKELYLKILGEDNEPVHPSRERKGIGISRNFAAIGEREELKRRVLILSRYLSYTISKLGLNPTTFYMKLRYQYGTKSAKSITHDRLFNEAFFIDLAQSLFDELDTHPHYKIHYIGLGASNCTGIHQRKSFSILEIEKDTKHAKLTQGLMKIRDKYGVDMIGYAKERVG